A single region of the Malus sylvestris chromosome 8, drMalSylv7.2, whole genome shotgun sequence genome encodes:
- the LOC126632858 gene encoding pentatricopeptide repeat-containing protein At1g10270-like isoform X8, giving the protein MSFYRLLLRSLRRPSTPTTLPLTQSLTSLHLHNPNPNIPLHLTTPTRTFAFSSAEEAAAERRRRKRRLRIEPPLNALRRDSRPPPPRDPNAPRLPDTTSALVGPRLNLHNRVQSLIRAGDLDAASEVARHSVFSNTRPTVFTCNAIVAAMYRAKRYNDAIALFHFFFNQSNIVPNIVSYNNLINTHCDEGRVDVGLEIYRHIIANCPYSPSPVTYRHLTKGLVDAGRIGEGVDLLREMLNKGHGADSLVFNNLIKGFLHLENMEKAVELFDELKERCLVYDGVVNSTFMDWFFNQGKEKEAMESYKSLLDRQFRMVPATCNVLLEVLLKHGKKKEALDLFDQMLDNHTPPNFQAVNSETFNIMVNECFKLGKCDEVIATFKKVGTKVNSKPFSMDVAGYNNIIARYCENGMLPEAETLFAELCSKSLTPDVTTHRTLIDAYLKVERIDDALKIFSRMVEVGLRVVASLGNRVFDELIKNGKAVDCAQILKKMGEKDPKPDVSFYDAVIKGVCNEGVLDTGRDLLEEMVRYGIGVPPELQQFVNEVFGEAGRGEEIQRVLNTNRWGYRSLPREAPPQQFQPRSPQMAGQYRPSSAPPQMTGQYQPPSGPYQPPSGTYHYQSPSGTNQPPSGPYQPPSGTYQPPSGPYQQPSGTYQPPSATYQPPSGPYQPPSGTYQPPSGTNQPPYGPYQMTGTYQSPPRPPHMATSQHPTAQSPQMAGQYYTPSGAPQTAVPHHPPSRLPHVTASYTPSEDFQSLEPQHHLSGPAQGTGSDQSRSEPAQITEQVAAA; this is encoded by the exons ATGTCATTCTACCGCCTGCTCCTCCGCTCTCTCCGCCGCCCTTCTACCCCAACAACCCTACCCCTAACTCAATCCCTCACCTCCCTCCACCTCCACAACCCCAACCCAAACATTCCTCTCCATCTCACCACCCCCACGCGCACCTTCGCCTTCTCCTCCGCCGAAGAAGCCGCCGCTGAGCGCAGACGTCGCAAGCGCCGCCTCCGCATCGAGCCCCCGCTCAACGCCCTCCGTCGGGACTCACGCCCCCCTCCCCCACGGGACCCGAACGCCCCCCGCCTACCTGATACCACCTCCGCCCTCGTCGGCCCCCGCCTCAACCTCCACAACCGCGTCCAGTCGCTCATCCGAGCCGGAGACTTGGACGCGGCCTCTGAGGTTGCGCGCCACTCGGTTTTCTCCAACACTCGCCCCACCGTCTTCACCTGCAACGCCATTGTGGCTGCAATGTATCGCGCCAAGAGGTACAATGACGCTATTGCCCTTTTCCACTTCTTCTTCAATCAATCAAACATTGTTCCTAACATTGTATCTTATAATAATTTGATTAATACTCATTGCGATGAGGGCCGTGTCGATGTGGGACTGGAGATTTATCGGCATATAATTGCAAATTGCCCCTACAGTCCCTCGCCAGTGACATACCGGCATTTGACTAAAGGGTTGGTTGATGCTGGGAGGATAGGTGAGGGTGTGGACTTGTTGAGGGAGATGTTGAATAAGGGCCACGGAGCGGATTCTTTGGTTTTTAATAATTTGATTAAGGGGTTCTTACATTTGGAGAATATGGAGAAGGCTGTTGAGCTTTTTGATGAGCTTAAAGAGAGATGTTTGGTTTATGATGGGGTTGTGAATTCGACCTTTATGGATTGGTTTTTCAACCAGGGGAAAGAGAAGGAGGCGATGGAGTCATACAAGTCCTTGCTTGATAGGCAGTTTAGGATGGTCCCGGCAACTTGTAATGTTCTCTTGGAGGTACTGCTTAAGCatgggaagaagaaggaagcctTGGATTTGTTCGATCAGATGTTGGATAATCACACCCCACCAAATTTCCAGGCTGTGAATTCGGAAACATTTAACATTATGGTTAACGAGTGTTTTAAGCTTGGAAAGTGCGATGAGGTAATTGCCACCTTTAAGAAGGTGGGGAcaaaggtgaattcaaagccgtTTTCTATGGACGTTGCAGGGTATAACAATATCATTGCTAGGTATTGTGAGAATGGGATGTTACCGGAGGCTGAGACACTGTTTGCAGAATTGTGCTCAAAGTCATTGACCCCAGATGTCACGACTCATAGGACTCTGATTGATGCATATTTGAAAGTAGAGAGGATAGATGATGCTCTTAAGATATTTAGCAGGATGGTGGAGGTTGGTCTGCGAGTGGTTGCTAGTCTTGGTAATAGGGTGTTCGATGAATTGATTAAGAACGGGAAGGCAGTAGACTGTGCACAGATTTTGAAGAAAATGGGAGAAAAAGATCCAAAACCAGATGTCAGTTTTTATGATGCTGTTATCAAGGGGGTTTGCAATGAAGGTGTGCTTGATACAGGCCGTGATTTACTGGAAGAGATGGTGAGATATGGCATTGGTGTTCCTCCAGAATTGCAGCAATTTGTAAATGAGGTTTTTGGAGAAGCTGGGCGTGGCGAAGAGATTCAGAGAGTATTAAATACAAATAGGTGGGGATATCGATCACTACCTAGAGAGGCACCACCTCAGCAATTCCAACCAAGATCGCCTCAAATGGCGGGACAATATCGTCCATCGTCGGCACCGCCCCAAATGACTGGACAATATCAGCCGCCATCTGGACCCTATCAGCCACCATCTGGAACCTATCACTATCAGTCACCATCTGGAACCAATCAGCCACCTTCTGGACCCTATCAGCCACCATCTGGAACCTATCAGCCGCCTTCTGGACCCTATCAGCAACCATCTGGAACCTATCAGCCACCATCTGCAACCTATCAGCCGCCATCTGGACCCTATCAGCCACCATCTGGAAC CTATCAGCCACCATCTGGAACCAATCAGCCGCCTTATGGACCCTATCAAATGACTGGAACTTACCAATCACCACCAAGACCCCCACATATGGCTACAAGCCAGCACCCCACAGCTCAATCCCCTCAAATGGCTGGACAATATTACACTCCATCAGGAGCCCCCCAAACGGCAGTACCACACCACCCTCCGTCCAGACTCCCTCATGTGACAGCTTCGTACACGCCATCTGAAGATTTTCAGAGCTTAGAACCACAACACCATCTGTCAGGACCTGCTCAAGGGACAGGATCTGACCAATCACGATCAGAACCCGCTCAAATTACAGAACAGGTAGCAGCTGCTTGA
- the LOC126632858 gene encoding pentatricopeptide repeat-containing protein At1g10270-like isoform X2 — MSFYRLLLRSLRRPSTPTTLPLTQSLTSLHLHNPNPNIPLHLTTPTRTFAFSSAEEAAAERRRRKRRLRIEPPLNALRRDSRPPPPRDPNAPRLPDTTSALVGPRLNLHNRVQSLIRAGDLDAASEVARHSVFSNTRPTVFTCNAIVAAMYRAKRYNDAIALFHFFFNQSNIVPNIVSYNNLINTHCDEGRVDVGLEIYRHIIANCPYSPSPVTYRHLTKGLVDAGRIGEGVDLLREMLNKGHGADSLVFNNLIKGFLHLENMEKAVELFDELKERCLVYDGVVNSTFMDWFFNQGKEKEAMESYKSLLDRQFRMVPATCNVLLEVLLKHGKKKEALDLFDQMLDNHTPPNFQAVNSETFNIMVNECFKLGKCDEVIATFKKVGTKVNSKPFSMDVAGYNNIIARYCENGMLPEAETLFAELCSKSLTPDVTTHRTLIDAYLKVERIDDALKIFSRMVEVGLRVVASLGNRVFDELIKNGKAVDCAQILKKMGEKDPKPDVSFYDAVIKGVCNEGVLDTGRDLLEEMVRYGIGVPPELQQFVNEVFGEAGRGEEIQRVLNTNRWGYRSLPREAPPQQFQPRSPQMAGQYRPSSAPPQMTGQYQPPSGPYQPPSGTYHYQSPSGTNQPPSGPYQPPSGTYQPPSGPYQQPSGTYQPPSATYQPPSGPYQPPSGTYQPPSGPYQPPSGPYQPPSGPYQPPSGTNQPPSGTYQPPSGTYQPPSGTYQPPSGTNQPPYGPYQMTGTYQSPPRPPHMATSQHPTAQSPQMAGQYYTPSGAPQTAVPHHPPSRLPHVTASYTPSEDFQSLEPQHHLSGPAQGTGSDQSRSEPAQITEQVAAA; from the exons ATGTCATTCTACCGCCTGCTCCTCCGCTCTCTCCGCCGCCCTTCTACCCCAACAACCCTACCCCTAACTCAATCCCTCACCTCCCTCCACCTCCACAACCCCAACCCAAACATTCCTCTCCATCTCACCACCCCCACGCGCACCTTCGCCTTCTCCTCCGCCGAAGAAGCCGCCGCTGAGCGCAGACGTCGCAAGCGCCGCCTCCGCATCGAGCCCCCGCTCAACGCCCTCCGTCGGGACTCACGCCCCCCTCCCCCACGGGACCCGAACGCCCCCCGCCTACCTGATACCACCTCCGCCCTCGTCGGCCCCCGCCTCAACCTCCACAACCGCGTCCAGTCGCTCATCCGAGCCGGAGACTTGGACGCGGCCTCTGAGGTTGCGCGCCACTCGGTTTTCTCCAACACTCGCCCCACCGTCTTCACCTGCAACGCCATTGTGGCTGCAATGTATCGCGCCAAGAGGTACAATGACGCTATTGCCCTTTTCCACTTCTTCTTCAATCAATCAAACATTGTTCCTAACATTGTATCTTATAATAATTTGATTAATACTCATTGCGATGAGGGCCGTGTCGATGTGGGACTGGAGATTTATCGGCATATAATTGCAAATTGCCCCTACAGTCCCTCGCCAGTGACATACCGGCATTTGACTAAAGGGTTGGTTGATGCTGGGAGGATAGGTGAGGGTGTGGACTTGTTGAGGGAGATGTTGAATAAGGGCCACGGAGCGGATTCTTTGGTTTTTAATAATTTGATTAAGGGGTTCTTACATTTGGAGAATATGGAGAAGGCTGTTGAGCTTTTTGATGAGCTTAAAGAGAGATGTTTGGTTTATGATGGGGTTGTGAATTCGACCTTTATGGATTGGTTTTTCAACCAGGGGAAAGAGAAGGAGGCGATGGAGTCATACAAGTCCTTGCTTGATAGGCAGTTTAGGATGGTCCCGGCAACTTGTAATGTTCTCTTGGAGGTACTGCTTAAGCatgggaagaagaaggaagcctTGGATTTGTTCGATCAGATGTTGGATAATCACACCCCACCAAATTTCCAGGCTGTGAATTCGGAAACATTTAACATTATGGTTAACGAGTGTTTTAAGCTTGGAAAGTGCGATGAGGTAATTGCCACCTTTAAGAAGGTGGGGAcaaaggtgaattcaaagccgtTTTCTATGGACGTTGCAGGGTATAACAATATCATTGCTAGGTATTGTGAGAATGGGATGTTACCGGAGGCTGAGACACTGTTTGCAGAATTGTGCTCAAAGTCATTGACCCCAGATGTCACGACTCATAGGACTCTGATTGATGCATATTTGAAAGTAGAGAGGATAGATGATGCTCTTAAGATATTTAGCAGGATGGTGGAGGTTGGTCTGCGAGTGGTTGCTAGTCTTGGTAATAGGGTGTTCGATGAATTGATTAAGAACGGGAAGGCAGTAGACTGTGCACAGATTTTGAAGAAAATGGGAGAAAAAGATCCAAAACCAGATGTCAGTTTTTATGATGCTGTTATCAAGGGGGTTTGCAATGAAGGTGTGCTTGATACAGGCCGTGATTTACTGGAAGAGATGGTGAGATATGGCATTGGTGTTCCTCCAGAATTGCAGCAATTTGTAAATGAGGTTTTTGGAGAAGCTGGGCGTGGCGAAGAGATTCAGAGAGTATTAAATACAAATAGGTGGGGATATCGATCACTACCTAGAGAGGCACCACCTCAGCAATTCCAACCAAGATCGCCTCAAATGGCGGGACAATATCGTCCATCGTCGGCACCGCCCCAAATGACTGGACAATATCAGCCGCCATCTGGACCCTATCAGCCACCATCTGGAACCTATCACTATCAGTCACCATCTGGAACCAATCAGCCACCTTCTGGACCCTATCAGCCACCATCTGGAACCTATCAGCCGCCTTCTGGACCCTATCAGCAACCATCTGGAACCTATCAGCCACCATCTGCAACCTATCAGCCGCCATCTGGACCCTATCAGCCACCATCTGGAACCTATCAGCCACCATCTGGACCCTATCAGCCGCCTTCTGGACCCTATCAGCCGCCTTCTGGACCCTATCAGCCACCATCTGGAACCAATCAGCCACCTTCTGGAACCTATCAGCCGCCATCCGGAACCTATCAGCCACCATCCGGAAC CTATCAGCCACCATCTGGAACCAATCAGCCGCCTTATGGACCCTATCAAATGACTGGAACTTACCAATCACCACCAAGACCCCCACATATGGCTACAAGCCAGCACCCCACAGCTCAATCCCCTCAAATGGCTGGACAATATTACACTCCATCAGGAGCCCCCCAAACGGCAGTACCACACCACCCTCCGTCCAGACTCCCTCATGTGACAGCTTCGTACACGCCATCTGAAGATTTTCAGAGCTTAGAACCACAACACCATCTGTCAGGACCTGCTCAAGGGACAGGATCTGACCAATCACGATCAGAACCCGCTCAAATTACAGAACAGGTAGCAGCTGCTTGA
- the LOC126632858 gene encoding pentatricopeptide repeat-containing protein At1g10270-like isoform X3 yields the protein MSFYRLLLRSLRRPSTPTTLPLTQSLTSLHLHNPNPNIPLHLTTPTRTFAFSSAEEAAAERRRRKRRLRIEPPLNALRRDSRPPPPRDPNAPRLPDTTSALVGPRLNLHNRVQSLIRAGDLDAASEVARHSVFSNTRPTVFTCNAIVAAMYRAKRYNDAIALFHFFFNQSNIVPNIVSYNNLINTHCDEGRVDVGLEIYRHIIANCPYSPSPVTYRHLTKGLVDAGRIGEGVDLLREMLNKGHGADSLVFNNLIKGFLHLENMEKAVELFDELKERCLVYDGVVNSTFMDWFFNQGKEKEAMESYKSLLDRQFRMVPATCNVLLEVLLKHGKKKEALDLFDQMLDNHTPPNFQAVNSETFNIMVNECFKLGKCDEVIATFKKVGTKVNSKPFSMDVAGYNNIIARYCENGMLPEAETLFAELCSKSLTPDVTTHRTLIDAYLKVERIDDALKIFSRMVEVGLRVVASLGNRVFDELIKNGKAVDCAQILKKMGEKDPKPDVSFYDAVIKGVCNEGVLDTGRDLLEEMVRYGIGVPPELQQFVNEVFGEAGRGEEIQRVLNTNRWGYRSLPREAPPQQFQPRSPQMAGQYRPSSAPPQMTGQYQPPSGPYQPPSGTYHYQSPSGTNQPPSGPYQPPSGTYQPPSGPYQQPSGTYQPPSGPYQPPSGPYQPPSGPYQPPSGTNQPPSGTYQPPSGTYQPPSGTCKPPSGTNQPPSGPYQPPSGTYQPPSGTNQPPYGPYQMTGTYQSPPRPPHMATSQHPTAQSPQMAGQYYTPSGAPQTAVPHHPPSRLPHVTASYTPSEDFQSLEPQHHLSGPAQGTGSDQSRSEPAQITEQVAAA from the exons ATGTCATTCTACCGCCTGCTCCTCCGCTCTCTCCGCCGCCCTTCTACCCCAACAACCCTACCCCTAACTCAATCCCTCACCTCCCTCCACCTCCACAACCCCAACCCAAACATTCCTCTCCATCTCACCACCCCCACGCGCACCTTCGCCTTCTCCTCCGCCGAAGAAGCCGCCGCTGAGCGCAGACGTCGCAAGCGCCGCCTCCGCATCGAGCCCCCGCTCAACGCCCTCCGTCGGGACTCACGCCCCCCTCCCCCACGGGACCCGAACGCCCCCCGCCTACCTGATACCACCTCCGCCCTCGTCGGCCCCCGCCTCAACCTCCACAACCGCGTCCAGTCGCTCATCCGAGCCGGAGACTTGGACGCGGCCTCTGAGGTTGCGCGCCACTCGGTTTTCTCCAACACTCGCCCCACCGTCTTCACCTGCAACGCCATTGTGGCTGCAATGTATCGCGCCAAGAGGTACAATGACGCTATTGCCCTTTTCCACTTCTTCTTCAATCAATCAAACATTGTTCCTAACATTGTATCTTATAATAATTTGATTAATACTCATTGCGATGAGGGCCGTGTCGATGTGGGACTGGAGATTTATCGGCATATAATTGCAAATTGCCCCTACAGTCCCTCGCCAGTGACATACCGGCATTTGACTAAAGGGTTGGTTGATGCTGGGAGGATAGGTGAGGGTGTGGACTTGTTGAGGGAGATGTTGAATAAGGGCCACGGAGCGGATTCTTTGGTTTTTAATAATTTGATTAAGGGGTTCTTACATTTGGAGAATATGGAGAAGGCTGTTGAGCTTTTTGATGAGCTTAAAGAGAGATGTTTGGTTTATGATGGGGTTGTGAATTCGACCTTTATGGATTGGTTTTTCAACCAGGGGAAAGAGAAGGAGGCGATGGAGTCATACAAGTCCTTGCTTGATAGGCAGTTTAGGATGGTCCCGGCAACTTGTAATGTTCTCTTGGAGGTACTGCTTAAGCatgggaagaagaaggaagcctTGGATTTGTTCGATCAGATGTTGGATAATCACACCCCACCAAATTTCCAGGCTGTGAATTCGGAAACATTTAACATTATGGTTAACGAGTGTTTTAAGCTTGGAAAGTGCGATGAGGTAATTGCCACCTTTAAGAAGGTGGGGAcaaaggtgaattcaaagccgtTTTCTATGGACGTTGCAGGGTATAACAATATCATTGCTAGGTATTGTGAGAATGGGATGTTACCGGAGGCTGAGACACTGTTTGCAGAATTGTGCTCAAAGTCATTGACCCCAGATGTCACGACTCATAGGACTCTGATTGATGCATATTTGAAAGTAGAGAGGATAGATGATGCTCTTAAGATATTTAGCAGGATGGTGGAGGTTGGTCTGCGAGTGGTTGCTAGTCTTGGTAATAGGGTGTTCGATGAATTGATTAAGAACGGGAAGGCAGTAGACTGTGCACAGATTTTGAAGAAAATGGGAGAAAAAGATCCAAAACCAGATGTCAGTTTTTATGATGCTGTTATCAAGGGGGTTTGCAATGAAGGTGTGCTTGATACAGGCCGTGATTTACTGGAAGAGATGGTGAGATATGGCATTGGTGTTCCTCCAGAATTGCAGCAATTTGTAAATGAGGTTTTTGGAGAAGCTGGGCGTGGCGAAGAGATTCAGAGAGTATTAAATACAAATAGGTGGGGATATCGATCACTACCTAGAGAGGCACCACCTCAGCAATTCCAACCAAGATCGCCTCAAATGGCGGGACAATATCGTCCATCGTCGGCACCGCCCCAAATGACTGGACAATATCAGCCGCCATCTGGACCCTATCAGCCACCATCTGGAACCTATCACTATCAGTCACCATCTGGAACCAATCAGCCACCTTCTGGACCCTATCAGCCACCATCTGGAACCTATCAGCCGCCTTCTGGACCCTATCAGCAACCATCTGGAAC CTATCAGCCACCATCTGGACCCTATCAGCCGCCTTCTGGACCCTATCAGCCGCCTTCTGGACCCTATCAGCCACCATCTGGAACCAATCAGCCACCTTCTGGAACCTATCAGCCGCCATCCGGAACCTATCAGCCACCATCCGGAACCTGTAAGCCACCATCCGGAACCAATCAGCCGCCTTCTGGACCCTATCAGCCACCATCTGGAACCTATCAGCCACCATCTGGAACCAATCAGCCGCCTTATGGACCCTATCAAATGACTGGAACTTACCAATCACCACCAAGACCCCCACATATGGCTACAAGCCAGCACCCCACAGCTCAATCCCCTCAAATGGCTGGACAATATTACACTCCATCAGGAGCCCCCCAAACGGCAGTACCACACCACCCTCCGTCCAGACTCCCTCATGTGACAGCTTCGTACACGCCATCTGAAGATTTTCAGAGCTTAGAACCACAACACCATCTGTCAGGACCTGCTCAAGGGACAGGATCTGACCAATCACGATCAGAACCCGCTCAAATTACAGAACAGGTAGCAGCTGCTTGA
- the LOC126632858 gene encoding pentatricopeptide repeat-containing protein At1g10270-like isoform X1 produces MSFYRLLLRSLRRPSTPTTLPLTQSLTSLHLHNPNPNIPLHLTTPTRTFAFSSAEEAAAERRRRKRRLRIEPPLNALRRDSRPPPPRDPNAPRLPDTTSALVGPRLNLHNRVQSLIRAGDLDAASEVARHSVFSNTRPTVFTCNAIVAAMYRAKRYNDAIALFHFFFNQSNIVPNIVSYNNLINTHCDEGRVDVGLEIYRHIIANCPYSPSPVTYRHLTKGLVDAGRIGEGVDLLREMLNKGHGADSLVFNNLIKGFLHLENMEKAVELFDELKERCLVYDGVVNSTFMDWFFNQGKEKEAMESYKSLLDRQFRMVPATCNVLLEVLLKHGKKKEALDLFDQMLDNHTPPNFQAVNSETFNIMVNECFKLGKCDEVIATFKKVGTKVNSKPFSMDVAGYNNIIARYCENGMLPEAETLFAELCSKSLTPDVTTHRTLIDAYLKVERIDDALKIFSRMVEVGLRVVASLGNRVFDELIKNGKAVDCAQILKKMGEKDPKPDVSFYDAVIKGVCNEGVLDTGRDLLEEMVRYGIGVPPELQQFVNEVFGEAGRGEEIQRVLNTNRWGYRSLPREAPPQQFQPRSPQMAGQYRPSSAPPQMTGQYQPPSGPYQPPSGTYHYQSPSGTNQPPSGPYQPPSGTYQPPSGPYQQPSGTYQPPSATYQPPSGPYQPPSGTYQPPSGPYQPPSGPYQPPSGPYQPPSGTNQPPSGTYQPPSGTYQPPSGTCKPPSGTNQPPSGPYQPPSGTYQPPSGTNQPPYGPYQMTGTYQSPPRPPHMATSQHPTAQSPQMAGQYYTPSGAPQTAVPHHPPSRLPHVTASYTPSEDFQSLEPQHHLSGPAQGTGSDQSRSEPAQITEQVAAA; encoded by the coding sequence ATGTCATTCTACCGCCTGCTCCTCCGCTCTCTCCGCCGCCCTTCTACCCCAACAACCCTACCCCTAACTCAATCCCTCACCTCCCTCCACCTCCACAACCCCAACCCAAACATTCCTCTCCATCTCACCACCCCCACGCGCACCTTCGCCTTCTCCTCCGCCGAAGAAGCCGCCGCTGAGCGCAGACGTCGCAAGCGCCGCCTCCGCATCGAGCCCCCGCTCAACGCCCTCCGTCGGGACTCACGCCCCCCTCCCCCACGGGACCCGAACGCCCCCCGCCTACCTGATACCACCTCCGCCCTCGTCGGCCCCCGCCTCAACCTCCACAACCGCGTCCAGTCGCTCATCCGAGCCGGAGACTTGGACGCGGCCTCTGAGGTTGCGCGCCACTCGGTTTTCTCCAACACTCGCCCCACCGTCTTCACCTGCAACGCCATTGTGGCTGCAATGTATCGCGCCAAGAGGTACAATGACGCTATTGCCCTTTTCCACTTCTTCTTCAATCAATCAAACATTGTTCCTAACATTGTATCTTATAATAATTTGATTAATACTCATTGCGATGAGGGCCGTGTCGATGTGGGACTGGAGATTTATCGGCATATAATTGCAAATTGCCCCTACAGTCCCTCGCCAGTGACATACCGGCATTTGACTAAAGGGTTGGTTGATGCTGGGAGGATAGGTGAGGGTGTGGACTTGTTGAGGGAGATGTTGAATAAGGGCCACGGAGCGGATTCTTTGGTTTTTAATAATTTGATTAAGGGGTTCTTACATTTGGAGAATATGGAGAAGGCTGTTGAGCTTTTTGATGAGCTTAAAGAGAGATGTTTGGTTTATGATGGGGTTGTGAATTCGACCTTTATGGATTGGTTTTTCAACCAGGGGAAAGAGAAGGAGGCGATGGAGTCATACAAGTCCTTGCTTGATAGGCAGTTTAGGATGGTCCCGGCAACTTGTAATGTTCTCTTGGAGGTACTGCTTAAGCatgggaagaagaaggaagcctTGGATTTGTTCGATCAGATGTTGGATAATCACACCCCACCAAATTTCCAGGCTGTGAATTCGGAAACATTTAACATTATGGTTAACGAGTGTTTTAAGCTTGGAAAGTGCGATGAGGTAATTGCCACCTTTAAGAAGGTGGGGAcaaaggtgaattcaaagccgtTTTCTATGGACGTTGCAGGGTATAACAATATCATTGCTAGGTATTGTGAGAATGGGATGTTACCGGAGGCTGAGACACTGTTTGCAGAATTGTGCTCAAAGTCATTGACCCCAGATGTCACGACTCATAGGACTCTGATTGATGCATATTTGAAAGTAGAGAGGATAGATGATGCTCTTAAGATATTTAGCAGGATGGTGGAGGTTGGTCTGCGAGTGGTTGCTAGTCTTGGTAATAGGGTGTTCGATGAATTGATTAAGAACGGGAAGGCAGTAGACTGTGCACAGATTTTGAAGAAAATGGGAGAAAAAGATCCAAAACCAGATGTCAGTTTTTATGATGCTGTTATCAAGGGGGTTTGCAATGAAGGTGTGCTTGATACAGGCCGTGATTTACTGGAAGAGATGGTGAGATATGGCATTGGTGTTCCTCCAGAATTGCAGCAATTTGTAAATGAGGTTTTTGGAGAAGCTGGGCGTGGCGAAGAGATTCAGAGAGTATTAAATACAAATAGGTGGGGATATCGATCACTACCTAGAGAGGCACCACCTCAGCAATTCCAACCAAGATCGCCTCAAATGGCGGGACAATATCGTCCATCGTCGGCACCGCCCCAAATGACTGGACAATATCAGCCGCCATCTGGACCCTATCAGCCACCATCTGGAACCTATCACTATCAGTCACCATCTGGAACCAATCAGCCACCTTCTGGACCCTATCAGCCACCATCTGGAACCTATCAGCCGCCTTCTGGACCCTATCAGCAACCATCTGGAACCTATCAGCCACCATCTGCAACCTATCAGCCGCCATCTGGACCCTATCAGCCACCATCTGGAACCTATCAGCCACCATCTGGACCCTATCAGCCGCCTTCTGGACCCTATCAGCCGCCTTCTGGACCCTATCAGCCACCATCTGGAACCAATCAGCCACCTTCTGGAACCTATCAGCCGCCATCCGGAACCTATCAGCCACCATCCGGAACCTGTAAGCCACCATCCGGAACCAATCAGCCGCCTTCTGGACCCTATCAGCCACCATCTGGAACCTATCAGCCACCATCTGGAACCAATCAGCCGCCTTATGGACCCTATCAAATGACTGGAACTTACCAATCACCACCAAGACCCCCACATATGGCTACAAGCCAGCACCCCACAGCTCAATCCCCTCAAATGGCTGGACAATATTACACTCCATCAGGAGCCCCCCAAACGGCAGTACCACACCACCCTCCGTCCAGACTCCCTCATGTGACAGCTTCGTACACGCCATCTGAAGATTTTCAGAGCTTAGAACCACAACACCATCTGTCAGGACCTGCTCAAGGGACAGGATCTGACCAATCACGATCAGAACCCGCTCAAATTACAGAACAGGTAGCAGCTGCTTGA